One Paraburkholderia phytofirmans OLGA172 genomic window carries:
- the nagE gene encoding N-acetylglucosamine-specific PTS transporter subunit IIBC — protein sequence MDGNPFLKIQRLGRALMLPIAVLPVAGLLLRLGQPDVFNIKMIADAGGAIFDNLPLLFAIGVAVGFAKDNNGVAGLAGAIGYLIEVAVMKDINDKLNMGVLSGIVAGIVAGLLYNRYKDIKLPDYLAFFGGKRFVPIVTGVVCLAIGIVFGYVWQPVQGVIDTAGHWLTTAGALGAFVFGVLNRLLLVTGLHHILNSLTWFVFGTFTPPGGVAVTGDLHRFFAGDPTAGTFMTGFFPIMMFGLPAACLAMYHEAPKERRAMVFGLLASMALTSFLTGVTEPIEFSFMFLAPVLYAIHAVLTGLSLAICSALGIHLGFTFSAGFIDYVLNYGLSTKGWWAIPLGLVYSVVYYGLFRLFIRKFNMATPGREPAAEDEQIESFTAGGFVSPVAGAAMPRAQRYIAALGGASNLSVVDACTTRLRLSVVDANKVSEGELKTIGARGVLKRGSTNVQVIIGPEADIIADEIRTVIAQGGGDAVKPVAAAAVAAAPVAAASGAQSGPLDPDPLHWLAVFGGAGNVVSLDAVAATRLRIVVRDPSAVDRQCLATLDTAWVSADTFHIVVGDAAKRYAAQLATRLSTDTGAGTEPQPA from the coding sequence ATGGATGGGAATCCGTTTCTGAAGATTCAGCGCCTGGGCCGGGCGCTGATGCTGCCGATTGCAGTGCTGCCGGTTGCCGGCCTGCTGCTGCGATTGGGCCAACCCGATGTGTTCAACATCAAGATGATCGCCGACGCCGGCGGCGCGATCTTCGACAACCTGCCGTTGCTGTTCGCAATCGGCGTGGCGGTCGGCTTCGCGAAAGACAACAACGGCGTAGCAGGTCTCGCGGGTGCGATCGGTTATCTGATCGAAGTCGCGGTGATGAAGGACATCAACGACAAGCTCAACATGGGCGTGTTGTCCGGGATCGTGGCGGGTATCGTCGCGGGCCTGCTGTACAACAGGTACAAAGACATCAAGCTGCCCGACTACCTCGCATTCTTCGGAGGGAAACGCTTCGTGCCGATTGTCACCGGCGTGGTCTGTCTGGCGATAGGCATTGTGTTCGGTTACGTATGGCAGCCGGTGCAAGGCGTGATCGACACGGCCGGCCATTGGCTGACGACCGCGGGTGCGCTCGGCGCGTTCGTGTTCGGTGTGCTGAACCGCTTGCTGCTCGTCACGGGTCTGCATCACATCCTCAATTCGCTGACGTGGTTCGTGTTTGGCACCTTCACGCCCCCGGGCGGCGTCGCGGTGACGGGCGACCTGCATCGCTTCTTCGCAGGCGACCCGACTGCGGGCACATTCATGACGGGCTTTTTCCCGATCATGATGTTTGGCTTGCCAGCCGCATGTCTCGCGATGTACCACGAGGCACCGAAAGAGCGCCGCGCGATGGTGTTTGGCCTGCTGGCGTCGATGGCGCTCACCTCGTTCCTGACGGGCGTGACCGAGCCGATCGAATTCAGCTTCATGTTTCTTGCGCCGGTGCTGTACGCGATCCACGCGGTGCTGACGGGCTTGTCGCTGGCAATCTGTTCGGCGCTCGGGATTCATCTCGGCTTCACCTTCTCGGCTGGCTTTATCGACTACGTGCTGAACTACGGCCTGTCGACCAAGGGCTGGTGGGCGATTCCCCTCGGACTCGTGTACTCGGTGGTGTACTACGGCCTGTTCCGCCTCTTCATCCGCAAGTTCAACATGGCGACGCCGGGCCGCGAACCCGCCGCCGAAGACGAACAGATCGAGTCGTTCACGGCTGGCGGTTTTGTTTCGCCGGTGGCGGGTGCCGCCATGCCGCGCGCGCAGCGTTATATTGCTGCGCTGGGTGGCGCGTCGAACCTGTCGGTGGTGGATGCGTGCACGACGCGCCTGCGTCTGTCGGTGGTCGATGCCAACAAGGTTTCGGAAGGCGAACTGAAGACGATCGGCGCGCGTGGCGTGCTCAAGCGCGGCTCGACCAACGTGCAGGTGATCATCGGGCCGGAAGCGGACATCATCGCCGACGAAATCCGCACGGTGATCGCACAAGGCGGTGGCGATGCTGTGAAGCCGGTGGCTGCGGCTGCTGTCGCTGCGGCTCCTGTGGCGGCTGCAAGCGGTGCTCAGAGCGGTCCGCTCGACCCGGATCCGCTGCATTGGCTCGCCGTGTTCGGCGGCGCGGGCAACGTCGTGTCGCTGGACGCTGTGGCGGCAACGCGTCTGCGGATCGTGGTTCGCGATCCGTCGGCGGTCGATCGTCAATGTCTGGCTACGCTCGATACGGCGTGGGTCTCGGCGGATACGTTCCATATCGTAGTTGGCGACGCGGCCAAGCGCTACGCCGCGCAACTGGCCACGCGTCTGTCGACCGATACCGGTGCCGGAACGGAGCCGCAGCCCGCGTAG
- the cydX gene encoding cytochrome bd-I oxidase subunit CydX — MWYFSWLLGIGVALAFGIINVMWLESRRPLEAGKQKTR; from the coding sequence ATGTGGTATTTCAGTTGGCTTCTCGGCATTGGCGTGGCTTTGGCGTTCGGCATCATTAACGTGATGTGGCTGGAATCGCGCCGGCCTTTAGAAGCGGGCAAGCAGAAGACGCGTTGA
- the cydB gene encoding cytochrome d ubiquinol oxidase subunit II: protein MDYATLKLIWWVLIGVLLIGFALTDGFDMGAAILLPFIARTDAERRIVVNTVGATWEGNQVWLITAGGAMFAAWPLVYAASFSGFYFAMLLVLFSLFFRPVGFDYRSKREDPRWRNAWDWALFVGGFVPALVFGVAFGNLLQGVPFSFDTDLRVTYHGSFFALLNPFAVLCGLVSVSMLAAHGAAFVKMKADDIVAERASLALRIASFATVVLFLLAGALIATMIGGYQIVDAAPLDTVANPLLKNVIGAPGLWLTNYANYPWMVSAPAAGLVGGVLALLLARSRFEKSAFLSTSLMVIGVILTAGFSMFPFIMPSSLDGRSSLTVWDSTSSRMTLQIMLIAVIIFLPIILIYTSWVYRVMRGKVTAAALEENHHSMY from the coding sequence ATGGATTACGCAACCCTCAAACTGATCTGGTGGGTGTTGATCGGCGTGCTGCTGATCGGCTTCGCGCTCACCGACGGCTTCGACATGGGCGCGGCGATTCTGCTGCCGTTCATCGCAAGGACCGACGCGGAGCGGCGCATCGTCGTGAACACGGTCGGCGCGACGTGGGAAGGCAATCAGGTGTGGCTCATCACAGCGGGCGGCGCGATGTTCGCCGCGTGGCCGCTGGTGTACGCCGCATCGTTCTCCGGCTTCTACTTCGCGATGCTGCTGGTGCTGTTCTCACTGTTCTTCCGGCCAGTCGGCTTCGACTACCGCAGCAAACGTGAAGACCCGCGCTGGCGCAACGCGTGGGATTGGGCGCTGTTTGTCGGTGGCTTCGTACCGGCGCTGGTGTTCGGCGTGGCGTTCGGCAACCTGCTGCAAGGCGTGCCGTTCTCGTTCGACACCGATCTGCGCGTCACATATCACGGCAGTTTCTTCGCGCTGCTCAACCCGTTCGCCGTGCTGTGCGGGCTGGTTAGCGTGTCGATGCTGGCCGCGCACGGCGCAGCCTTCGTGAAGATGAAAGCGGACGACATCGTCGCCGAGCGTGCTTCGCTGGCGCTGCGGATTGCTTCGTTCGCCACCGTGGTGCTGTTCCTGCTTGCCGGCGCACTGATCGCCACGATGATCGGCGGCTACCAGATCGTCGACGCCGCGCCGCTCGACACGGTTGCCAATCCGTTGCTGAAGAACGTGATCGGCGCACCCGGTCTTTGGCTCACCAACTACGCGAACTATCCGTGGATGGTGAGCGCGCCGGCGGCCGGCCTCGTCGGCGGCGTACTCGCCTTGTTGCTGGCGCGCTCGCGCTTTGAAAAGAGCGCCTTCCTGTCGACCTCGCTGATGGTCATCGGCGTGATTCTGACGGCGGGCTTCTCGATGTTCCCGTTCATCATGCCCTCCTCGCTCGACGGCCGCAGCAGTCTCACCGTGTGGGATTCGACCTCGAGCCGCATGACGCTGCAGATCATGCTGATCGCCGTGATCATCTTCCTGCCGATCATCCTGATCTACACGAGCTGGGTGTATCGCGTGATGCGAGGCAAGGTGACCGCCGCGGCACTCGAAGAAAATCATCATTCGATGTATTGA
- a CDS encoding cytochrome ubiquinol oxidase subunit I translates to MPVSEVVELSRLQFAITALYHFLFVPLTLGLSWLLVIMESVYVMTGKQIYKDMTQFWGKLFGINFAMGVTTGLTLEFQFGTNWSYYSHYVGDIFGVPLAVEGLMAFFLESTFVGLFFFGWKRLSRVQHVIVTFLVALGSNLSALWILVANGWMNNPVGATFNYQTMRMELDSIFSVLFNPVAQVKFVHTVSAGYVTASMFVLGVSSWYLLKRRDTEFALRSFAIAAGFGLASTLCVIVLGDESGYRTGEVQQVKLAAIESEWETAPAPAPFTIIGIPNQKEERTDYAIRIPYALGLIATRSIDEPVVGLKDLMAQNEVRIKNGMLAYAALQKLKLGDATDEAKAAFDAHKQDLGYGLMLKQFTPNVTDATPDQIAQAAKKTIPPVAPVFFSFRLMVGLGILFLATFVLAFWFCAQRSLLLEKRRWFLRWAVWAIPLPWLAAEFGWIVAEVGRQPWTIAGILPTALSASSLTPGDLYLSIAGFVVFYTVLFIIEIMLMFKYARLGPSSLHTGRYHHEQPLNQPLPTNTVA, encoded by the coding sequence ATGCCCGTTAGCGAAGTCGTAGAACTGTCGCGCCTCCAGTTCGCCATCACGGCGCTTTATCACTTTCTGTTCGTGCCGCTCACGCTCGGTCTGTCCTGGCTGCTCGTCATCATGGAGTCCGTTTATGTGATGACCGGCAAGCAGATCTACAAAGACATGACCCAGTTCTGGGGCAAGCTGTTCGGCATCAATTTTGCGATGGGCGTCACCACCGGTCTCACGCTGGAATTCCAGTTCGGCACCAACTGGTCGTACTACTCGCACTATGTCGGCGACATTTTCGGCGTGCCGCTGGCCGTTGAAGGTTTGATGGCGTTCTTCCTCGAGTCGACCTTCGTCGGCCTGTTTTTCTTCGGATGGAAGCGGCTCTCGAGAGTGCAGCACGTGATCGTCACGTTCCTCGTCGCACTCGGTTCGAACCTGTCGGCGCTGTGGATTCTGGTGGCCAACGGCTGGATGAACAATCCGGTCGGCGCCACCTTCAACTATCAGACCATGCGCATGGAACTCGACAGCATCTTCTCGGTGCTGTTCAACCCCGTCGCGCAGGTAAAGTTCGTGCACACCGTATCGGCCGGTTATGTGACGGCTTCAATGTTCGTGCTCGGTGTGTCGTCGTGGTATCTGCTGAAGCGCCGCGACACCGAATTCGCCTTGCGCTCGTTCGCCATTGCCGCGGGCTTCGGTCTGGCGTCGACGTTGTGCGTGATCGTGCTCGGCGACGAGTCCGGCTACCGCACCGGCGAAGTTCAGCAGGTCAAGCTGGCTGCCATCGAATCCGAATGGGAAACGGCGCCCGCACCCGCACCGTTCACGATCATCGGCATTCCGAACCAGAAGGAAGAGCGCACCGACTATGCGATCCGCATTCCGTATGCGCTCGGCCTCATCGCCACGCGCTCGATCGACGAACCGGTGGTCGGCCTGAAAGACCTGATGGCGCAGAACGAAGTGCGCATCAAGAACGGCATGCTCGCCTACGCCGCACTGCAAAAGCTGAAGCTAGGCGACGCCACGGACGAAGCCAAAGCCGCCTTCGACGCACACAAGCAGGATCTCGGCTACGGCCTGATGCTCAAGCAGTTCACCCCGAACGTCACCGATGCCACGCCAGATCAGATTGCGCAGGCCGCCAAGAAGACGATTCCGCCGGTGGCGCCCGTGTTCTTCTCGTTCCGCCTGATGGTTGGCCTCGGCATCCTGTTCCTTGCGACCTTCGTGCTGGCGTTCTGGTTCTGCGCGCAGCGCTCCCTGCTGCTGGAGAAGCGCCGCTGGTTCCTGCGCTGGGCCGTATGGGCGATTCCGTTGCCGTGGCTCGCTGCCGAATTCGGCTGGATCGTCGCTGAAGTCGGCCGTCAACCGTGGACCATTGCCGGCATTCTGCCGACCGCATTGTCCGCCTCGAGCCTGACGCCAGGCGATCTCTACCTGAGCATTGCCGGCTTCGTCGTGTTCTACACGGTGCTGTTCATCATCGAAATCATGCTGATGTTCAAGTACGCGCGACTCGGACCTTCGTCGCTGCACACCGGGCGCTATCACCACGAACAGCCGCTGAATCAGCCGCTGCCGACCAACACGGTCGCATGA
- the cydP gene encoding cytochrome oxidase putative small subunit CydP, with amino-acid sequence MTIALNRHSNPRSSLRKRLAAWVRGPTLARDIAIVLTIKFALLMVLKYAFFNHPQAEHMSLPPEQVAQALLSVPASHQSQGDQHAR; translated from the coding sequence ATGACCATAGCCCTGAATCGCCATAGCAACCCTCGCTCGAGCCTGCGCAAACGGCTCGCCGCCTGGGTGCGCGGTCCGACGCTGGCGCGCGATATTGCCATCGTCCTCACCATCAAATTCGCACTGCTGATGGTGCTCAAATACGCGTTCTTCAACCATCCGCAGGCGGAGCATATGTCGCTGCCGCCTGAACAAGTCGCGCAGGCACTGCTGTCCGTGCCTGCCTCGCATCAGTCCCAAGGTGATCAACATGCCCGTTAG